One part of the Nocardioides zeae genome encodes these proteins:
- a CDS encoding urease accessory protein UreD: protein MIVQSGSGGIITGDRLRQRISVADGARAQVCGQGAVSVHRRGADAGAVEELELVATTGGHLENLAEPRLLHDDSDLEQHTRVELGQGTVLTVESVVVIGERCNYDSTLEVRVAGRLLARERTRFTGADLPAGTRAVGLLVLAGSGPSAPVVHEAEWVQWERAAAGGAAYGAVSRLPHGAGLAVRVAARDGAALRDAMDRAIGVVHRADGAPEISPS, encoded by the coding sequence GTGATCGTGCAGTCCGGCAGCGGCGGCATCATCACCGGCGACCGCCTGCGTCAGCGGATCAGCGTCGCCGACGGTGCCCGGGCGCAGGTGTGCGGGCAGGGCGCGGTGTCCGTGCACCGCCGCGGCGCGGACGCCGGGGCGGTCGAGGAGCTGGAGCTCGTCGCGACCACGGGCGGGCACCTCGAGAACCTCGCCGAGCCCCGGCTCCTGCACGACGACAGCGACCTCGAGCAGCACACCCGGGTGGAGCTGGGGCAGGGCACGGTGCTCACGGTCGAGTCGGTGGTCGTCATCGGGGAACGGTGCAACTACGACTCCACCCTGGAGGTCCGGGTCGCGGGACGCCTCCTCGCGCGCGAGCGCACCCGGTTCACCGGTGCCGACCTCCCGGCGGGAACGCGTGCCGTCGGGCTCCTGGTGCTCGCGGGGAGCGGCCCCTCCGCACCGGTCGTCCACGAGGCGGAGTGGGTGCAGTGGGAGCGGGCCGCGGCGGGCGGGGCGGCGTACGGCGCGGTCTCGCGCCTGCCCCACGGTGCGGGTCTCGCGGTGCGCGTGGCGGCCCGCGACGGTGCGGCGCTGCGGGACGCGATGGACCGGGCGATCGGGGTGGTGCACCGCGCGGACGGTGCCCCCGAGATCTCTCCTTCGTGA
- the ureG gene encoding urease accessory protein UreG, with the protein MTSPAPGPAPAPGSAPAPARVGIGGPVGSGKTALLEQLVPALAALGKRSCVVTNDLVTQEDAERVRRAGVIDPARVLAVEAGACPHTVIREDPTLNIEAADQLEARFPDTDVILIESGGDNLASTFSDDLVDYWLFVIDVAGGGDIPRKRGPGVVRADLLVVNKTDLAPYVGVDLELMLAEAWQVRGGRPVLATNCRAGGGVDAVARLLADEVLF; encoded by the coding sequence ATGACCTCCCCTGCACCCGGACCGGCCCCGGCTCCCGGATCCGCGCCCGCCCCCGCGCGGGTCGGCATCGGCGGCCCCGTCGGGTCGGGCAAGACCGCGCTGCTCGAGCAGCTGGTGCCCGCCCTCGCAGCGCTGGGCAAGCGGTCCTGCGTCGTGACGAACGACCTGGTCACCCAGGAGGACGCCGAACGGGTCCGTCGCGCCGGCGTCATCGATCCCGCCCGCGTGCTGGCCGTCGAGGCCGGCGCCTGCCCGCACACGGTGATCCGTGAGGACCCGACGCTCAACATCGAGGCCGCCGACCAGCTCGAGGCGCGGTTCCCCGACACCGACGTCATCCTCATCGAGAGCGGCGGCGACAACCTCGCCTCCACGTTCTCCGACGACCTCGTCGACTACTGGCTCTTCGTCATCGACGTCGCCGGCGGCGGGGACATCCCGCGCAAGCGGGGGCCGGGCGTCGTCCGGGCCGACCTCCTCGTCGTCAACAAGACCGACCTCGCGCCGTACGTGGGTGTCGACCTGGAGCTGATGCTGGCCGAGGCGTGGCAGGTGCGCGGCGGTCGTCCGGTGCTCGCGACGAACTGCCGCGCCGGGGGCGGCGTGGACGCCGTGGCGCGACTCCTGGCCGACGAGGTGCTGTTCTGA
- the ureC gene encoding urease subunit alpha: MRGMDPAAYARVYGPTTGDRFRLGDTSLVAEIEHDYAQPGWELLIGAGKSLRDGEGIAANVTAADGALDVVIQNATIIDAVLGIVKADIGIKDGRIAGIGKAGNPAVMPGVDPRLVVGQSTTPINGHDVIVTAGAVECHAHIQSPEQTEHALAGGTTTLVGSSPGPVFEVGSGSAHVMGRFLQGAEDSPVNFALLARGGSDPRAVEAAVAGGAMAVKVHEDFGASPAVIDGSLVAADRHDFAVHLHTDSINEFGFAEDTMAAVGGRTIHMYHVEGAGGGHAPDLLRVVSYPNVIPSSTNPTNPFTPAALEEGVPMAMIGHNLNPSAPEDVAFAEARIRPQTMAAEDYLHDIGAISIFGTDTQGMGRLAENVAKAWQLASVMKDRRGPLPEETRPGADNERIKRYVAKLTVNPAIAVGISDHVGSLQPGRMADLVIWPRASFGIKPSHVMKAGMVVWAAMGDANGSIPLSEPVVQRRMWGALGKASPRVSAVFASQLALETLDGLGLDKPVIPITSTRGLRKSDMLRNDALPHVEVDPRTFEVRVDGELLDTVPALSVPLSRRYLLR; the protein is encoded by the coding sequence ATGAGGGGCATGGATCCCGCGGCGTACGCCCGGGTCTACGGACCGACGACCGGGGACCGGTTCCGGCTCGGCGACACGTCCCTGGTCGCCGAGATCGAGCACGACTACGCGCAGCCCGGCTGGGAGCTCCTCATCGGGGCCGGCAAGTCGCTGCGCGACGGCGAGGGGATCGCCGCGAACGTCACCGCGGCGGACGGCGCCCTCGACGTCGTCATCCAGAACGCCACGATCATCGACGCCGTGCTCGGCATCGTGAAGGCGGACATCGGGATCAAGGACGGCCGCATCGCGGGCATCGGCAAGGCCGGCAACCCCGCCGTCATGCCGGGCGTCGACCCGCGTCTCGTCGTGGGGCAGAGCACGACGCCGATCAACGGCCACGACGTCATCGTCACGGCGGGCGCGGTCGAGTGCCACGCCCACATCCAGTCGCCGGAGCAGACCGAGCACGCGCTCGCGGGCGGCACCACGACGCTCGTCGGCAGCTCCCCGGGCCCGGTCTTCGAGGTCGGCTCGGGCAGCGCCCACGTGATGGGCCGCTTCCTGCAGGGCGCCGAGGACTCGCCGGTGAACTTCGCCCTCCTCGCCCGCGGCGGCTCGGACCCGCGCGCGGTGGAGGCGGCCGTGGCCGGTGGCGCGATGGCGGTCAAGGTGCACGAGGACTTCGGCGCCTCGCCGGCCGTCATCGACGGGTCGCTGGTCGCGGCGGACCGCCACGACTTCGCCGTCCACCTCCACACCGACTCGATCAACGAGTTCGGCTTCGCCGAGGACACGATGGCGGCGGTCGGCGGCCGGACGATCCACATGTACCACGTGGAGGGTGCGGGCGGCGGCCACGCTCCCGACCTGCTCCGGGTGGTCTCCTACCCCAACGTCATCCCGTCGTCGACCAACCCGACCAACCCCTTCACGCCCGCCGCGCTGGAGGAGGGTGTGCCGATGGCGATGATCGGCCACAACCTCAACCCGAGCGCTCCCGAGGACGTCGCGTTCGCCGAGGCACGGATCCGGCCGCAGACCATGGCGGCGGAGGACTACCTGCACGACATCGGCGCGATCTCCATCTTCGGCACGGACACCCAGGGCATGGGCCGTCTCGCCGAGAACGTGGCGAAGGCCTGGCAGCTCGCCAGCGTCATGAAGGACCGCCGCGGGCCCCTGCCCGAGGAGACCCGCCCCGGCGCGGACAACGAACGCATCAAGCGGTACGTCGCGAAGCTGACCGTCAACCCCGCGATCGCCGTCGGGATCAGCGATCACGTCGGCTCGCTGCAGCCCGGTCGCATGGCCGACCTCGTCATCTGGCCGCGGGCGTCCTTCGGGATCAAGCCGTCGCACGTGATGAAGGCCGGCATGGTCGTGTGGGCGGCGATGGGCGACGCCAACGGCTCGATCCCCCTCTCCGAGCCTGTGGTGCAGCGGCGGATGTGGGGGGCGCTGGGCAAGGCGAGCCCGCGGGTCAGTGCCGTGTTCGCCTCGCAGCTGGCCCTCGAGACGCTCGACGGGCTGGGGCTGGACAAGCCCGTCATCCCCATCACCTCGACCCGGGGCCTGCGGAAGTCCGACATGCTGCGCAACGACGCGCTGCCCCACGTCGAGGTCGATCCCCGCACCTTCGAGGTGCGCGTGGACGGCGAGCTGCTCGACACCGTGCCGGCGCTGTCGGTGCCGCTGTCCCGGAGGTACCTGCTGCGATGA
- the ureB gene encoding urease subunit beta — MNLSPTERERLTIFTAAEFARRNLRLGIRLSHPEAVAYLTDEAMLLARQDRSFADVRDEVSRLLTPQQVQEGVPAMIPLLMIELPMAEGTKLLAVYDPIPTPADDLRPGGVTTRGETQELFTDVEAIEVEVVNTGDRDVQVRSLTHFFEVNRALRFDRAASYGRRLAVPSGQGVRFEPGLPRTVALVPIGGDRVVRGQAGLVEGRLDDPDVRRRAFERAAERGYLAQQDPSEQEEQA; from the coding sequence ATGAACCTGTCACCCACCGAGCGGGAGCGGCTGACGATCTTCACCGCCGCCGAGTTCGCCCGCCGCAACCTGCGGCTCGGGATCCGGCTCTCGCACCCCGAGGCCGTCGCCTACCTGACCGACGAGGCCATGCTGCTGGCCCGCCAGGACCGCTCGTTCGCGGACGTCCGCGACGAGGTGTCCCGGCTCCTGACGCCCCAGCAGGTGCAGGAGGGCGTGCCGGCGATGATCCCCCTGCTGATGATCGAGCTCCCGATGGCGGAGGGCACCAAGCTCCTCGCCGTCTACGACCCCATTCCGACGCCCGCGGACGACCTCCGCCCCGGCGGTGTCACGACCCGGGGCGAGACCCAGGAGCTGTTCACCGACGTCGAGGCGATCGAGGTCGAGGTGGTCAACACCGGCGACCGCGACGTGCAGGTGCGCAGCCTCACCCACTTCTTCGAGGTCAACCGGGCGCTGCGGTTCGACCGTGCGGCGTCCTACGGCCGGCGCCTGGCCGTGCCGTCGGGCCAGGGCGTGCGCTTCGAGCCCGGGCTGCCGCGCACGGTCGCCCTCGTGCCGATCGGCGGCGACCGGGTGGTGCGCGGCCAGGCCGGCCTGGTCGAGGGCCGCCTCGACGATCCCGACGTGCGCCGACGGGCCTTCGAGCGTGCCGCGGAGCGCGGCTACCTGGCGCAGCAGGACCCGTCCGAGCAGGAGGAGCAGGCATGA